CGAGCCTGGCGGCATTTGCTGTGCGACTTCGAGCACTTGCGGACGCATGGACGCGGCGGTGACATAGCCGGTATCGCCACCGACAGCCGCACTCGGCGCGGCCGAATACTGCTGAGCGACCGCCTGCAGGGGCACTTCGTCGCTTTCGATCAGCCCGTAAATGGTGCGCACTGTTTCAATCGCCTGTTCCTCACCGCCGGCGCCGGAGGGCGCCTCGACCAGGATTTCCAGCATGCGGAACTGCTGCTGCTGGGCGGATGCGACCAGACGCTCCATGGCGACTTCGATCTGCTGATCGGAAACGCGGATGCGCGGGCGGAACCGTCCGCTGGTCAGGATCTGCCAGGCGATCTCGGCGCGAACCTGACGGCGCAGCGTCTCGACCGGCACGCCGGCGGCATCCAGGTCGCGCTGCAGCGCTTCAAGCGATTCACCGCTCGACTGGGCAAGGTTGGACAGCGCGTTGTCGATCTCTTCCTCTTCCACCACCAGCTCGAACTCGGCGGCGGTCTGGAGCTGGATGCTTTCCTCGATCAGCCCGCGCATGGCCTGATCGAGCACCTGCGCCAGAATTTCCTCAGTCGGCTCGATGCCGGCCGAAAAAAGGATGAGACGCATGCGGTCACGCACGTCCAGCGTGGTGATCGGCTCGTCGTTTACGACGGCCGCAATGCCCTCAACGATTTGCGCACGCGCAACGGGCGCGGCCATCACGAGCGCCACGATCAATACGGCGAGACGCAGAAATCGGCTCAAAAGCATGCGGTCAACCACCCTGTTTGGTCTCTGGCGCAAGATACCCATTGCGCGCGCAGGTGCAATCGCGGGACGCTGCAGGTCAGCCGTCCTCGGTTGCGGCGAGGAAAAACAGTCCCGCCAGCGTGAAGAGCGCCGGCGCTGTCCAAGACGCTGTCACCGGATCGAGCGTGCCCGCTGAACCCAGACCCAGCAAGAGTTCCTGGAAGAAATAAAGAAGAAAGCCAACCCCGGCGCCGGCCGCTGCAAAGCCCGCAGCCCCGCCGAGCCGGTGCAGGCGCAACGTCGCCGTGATCGCCAGCAACGCCGCTGCAAACAACAGGAGCGGTTGGGCGAGCAGGTTCTGCCAGCGCAGCTCGTAGGGACGGCTCGAGAGGCCGGCCTGTCGTGCGGATTCGATCACCGACGGCAAGCGCCAGAATGACACCCCGCCCGGCGAGCGCACCCGTTCAAACAGGGCCTGTCCGCCAATCAGGGTCGGTAAAGACACCTCGCCCAGGACCTGCAACGTGTCGCCCGGCTGTGCTTCTGTGGCGTCTTCGAGGAGCCAGAATCCGCTGCGAAGCTCGGCGCTGTCCGCCATCA
The window above is part of the Hyphomonadaceae bacterium ML37 genome. Proteins encoded here:
- a CDS encoding peptidylprolyl isomerase yields the protein MLLSRFLRLAVLIVALVMAAPVARAQIVEGIAAVVNDEPITTLDVRDRMRLILFSAGIEPTEEILAQVLDQAMRGLIEESIQLQTAAEFELVVEEEEIDNALSNLAQSSGESLEALQRDLDAAGVPVETLRRQVRAEIAWQILTSGRFRPRIRVSDQQIEVAMERLVASAQQQQFRMLEILVEAPSGAGGEEQAIETVRTIYGLIESDEVPLQAVAQQYSAAPSAAVGGDTGYVTAASMRPQVLEVAQQMPPGSISNPIRVPGGYMIIALIDRREGRVVEQLTLFQATVPNSRITDASRTAMTSAAANLRGCDDVAGAMSGVEGVIVSNLGAVAVNALVPQIRDAVDGLEAGQATGVLETGAGLQVFVLCGRELTGPGVPTTQEIERQLIDQQLGLLGRRWLRDLRREATVDIRDIQ